The proteins below are encoded in one region of Parvicella tangerina:
- a CDS encoding WcaF family extracellular polysaccharide biosynthesis acetyltransferase: MKTTDLSKFNNDWYQPGGRIKRALWFLVNACIMQSKWIPFSGVKVTLLILFGAEIGDNVVIKPNVNIKYPWKLTIGDNTWIGERVWIDNLGEVKIGKNVCLSQGAMLLCGNHNYKKVAFDLIVGKITLEDGVWIGAHSIVCPGVKCKSHALLAVNSVATANLEPYSIYQGNPAVKVRERVVN; the protein is encoded by the coding sequence ATGAAAACAACCGACCTATCCAAATTTAACAACGACTGGTATCAACCAGGAGGAAGAATAAAACGAGCGCTTTGGTTCCTTGTTAACGCATGCATCATGCAAAGTAAATGGATTCCGTTCAGCGGAGTAAAAGTGACATTATTAATTCTTTTTGGAGCTGAAATTGGAGACAATGTAGTTATCAAGCCGAATGTCAATATCAAATATCCTTGGAAACTGACAATTGGAGATAACACTTGGATTGGAGAACGCGTATGGATCGATAATCTAGGCGAAGTTAAGATCGGAAAAAATGTCTGCCTCTCTCAAGGTGCTATGCTCCTTTGTGGGAATCACAATTATAAAAAAGTGGCTTTTGATCTTATAGTAGGCAAAATAACCCTTGAAGACGGAGTATGGATTGGTGCACATAGCATTGTTTGTCCTGGGGTCAAATGCAAAAGTCATGCTCTTTTGGCGGTTAATTCTGTTGCCACCGCAAACCTCGAACCTTATTCAATTTATCAAGGGAATCCAGCTGTGAAAGTCAGAGAGCGAGTTGTGAATTAG